DNA sequence from the Arthrobacter crystallopoietes genome:
AGGTGCAGGCTCAGCCCGGTGATATGTACAAGAGGAGCAGTACAGAGGACCACATGATCAGGGCCCGGCATACCGTTGAACTCGGGGTATGCCGCCCCGGCCCATGTGAGATTCAGATGGCTGGTGAGGGCACCTTTGGGTGGCCCTGTGGTGCCAGACGTGTAGGTAAAGACAGCAGTGTCGGCGGGACTGACCAAGGTCTCCGGAGGTGCCGCTCCTTCGTGACTATCCGCCAGTTCCAACAGATCCAAAACGTTCTCGTCACGGGCTGTGTCCTCGATATGTGCGAAGGCTTCAGGGACGGTGCCAGCACAATCCGCCATGCCGGTCGTGATCACGGTCCTGATCGTGGTCCCCTCGATGCTCTCCCTGCCCTGCGCAGCCCAGGTCTCGTTCGCCGTAACCAATACCGCAGGTTCTGCATCCCTAGCGATTTTCTGGACTTCCGGAGTGCGATACATGGGACTGACAGGAACAATGATCGCTCCGATCCGCCAGGCGGCGAATGCGACGAAAACAAACTGCGGGATGCTCTGGAGCTGGACCATGATCCGGTCGCCCTTGACTATGCCGCGCGCCGCCAATGCTGCAGCCAGCGCACCGGAGATGCTCTGCACCTCAGGGAACGTGAAGTCTTTCCCGAAGTAGCTAAGGGCCTTCTTGTCTGGGTACGTGGCAGCCGCGCCGTCCAGCGCCTGAGGCATGGTGAGATAACGGGGATCATTCGGCGCTGAGAGGGTTTCACGCCGCTCTTCATCGAGTATTGGAGCCGTATGCATTGGCGAGCTGGAGTTCACGGTATTCCTTCCACGTTCCCGCTATCGGGGTCGATGTGAGTGCGGTAACATCAAAAACAGATTACTAGACGTTTAGCGAAAACTGCTAGTAGTGGCCAATGAATAGTTGGCCCTTGACGTTGACCATTCCGTGCCCGGGCAAGGGTGCGCTGCCACAATGAAAGCGAGACGACGTGGGTGAAGCTTCTACCGGACCGATACCCGGATTGGATCTGGACCGATTCTCTACCTGGCTGCAGAGTCAGCATCCCGAACTGGGTAAACCCAGCTCCGCAACCGCGCTGACCGGCGGCCGAAGCAACCTGACTTTCGCTTTGGATTGCGGCGAGAATCAGCTTGTTCTGCGGCGTCCCCCCTTGGGACATGTCATGGAGACGGCCCACGACATGTCGCGGGAATTCACTGTCCAGCAGGCACTGCAACAGGCCGGATTCCCGGTACCTCGGATGCACTTCATGGAAGACGATCGCGATGGCAAATCCGGCGTCGGGACACAGTTCTATGTCATGGACAAAGTAGGGGGCCAGCCCTTTGACAGCCTCGATGACAACCGCGGCTTCACGCCGGATCAGCTCCACCAATTGAGCCTTAAAATGGCAAGGACTCTAGCTAAATTACATAACGTGCGGCCTGACACCGTCGGTTTGGAGCAGTTCGGTCGTCCGGAGGGCTACCTCGAGCGGCAGGTGCGTCGCTGGACCAAGCAGCTCGCAGCTTCCAGCAGCCGGGAGCTGCCGGAGCTGGAGGAACTCTCCCGAAGGCTGACACCAGTGCCGGAACCGTCCGGGGCATCAATTGTCCATGGCGATTACAAGCTCAATAATGCCTTGGTCCGCGTTAACGGCGACCGGTTGGAAGTAGCCGCCATACTCGATTGGGAGATGTCAACGCTGGGTGATCCGTTGACCGACCTCGCCTTGTTTGGCCTCTACTGGCAGATGCGGTATCTGGATCCGGTCACCGCGGATGTGTTCGAATCGTCAGTCGATTACAGTGCCGGCTACCCGGCCTTCGACGAGTTGGTTGAGGCGTATGCGGCTGAGCGTGCCATTGCGGTACCCGACCTGACCTGGCACCTGGCATTTGCCGCATTCAAGACGGCTGTAATCACCGAAAGTATTCACTACCGCCATCTCAGCGGGGGAACGGTAGGCGAGGGCTTTGCACGAATTGGGGAAATGACCCTGCCGCTGGCCCGAGCCGGTCACCGCTTCCTGGATGGAAAGTCCGCAGTAATCCAGCCCGCCGAAAGGATCTGAAAGTGCATTTCGAGTTTGACCAGACCACGCAGGAATACCTGACCCGGGTCCAGGATTTTCTGGATGCCGAGATATATCCTGCCGAGGCAGAATTGGACCGGCAGCTGGCCGAAGACCCGCAGCGCTGGGAGCGGCAACCCGTCCTTAGACAGCTGCAGGAATCGGCTCGCAGCCGAGGGCTGTGGAATCTGTTCCTGACAGGCGATGGCGGAGCGGGGCTCACCAATCTCCAGTACGCGCCTTTGGCTGAACTTTCCGGCCGCAGCCCGAAACTGGCTCCGGCCGCGATGAACTGCAACGCGCCGGACTCGGGAAATATGGAACTGCTGCGCGACTTCGGGACAGCTGAACAAAAAGAAAAATGGTTGAAGCCTCTGCTGGACGGCCGCATTCGTTCCACGTTCTGTATGACCGAACCCGAGGTCGCTTCCTCTGACGCAACGAATGTCACGACATCAATCGAGCGAGATGGTAATGAGTATGTGATCAACGGACGCAAATGGTGGAGCAGCGGGGCGATGAGCGCCGAGGCCAAGATCTTCATCCTGATGGGAAAGACGGATCCGCAGGCTGAGCGGCACCGCCAACAGAGCATGATCCTCATCCCCCGCGAAACTCCGGGTGTGAAAATAGAGCGCGCCCTGAGCGTCTTCGGTTACGACGACCGGGACCATGGCGGACATGCGGAAATATCCTTCACCAACGTACGTGTTCCGGCCGCAAACATCATTAAAGGGGAAGGCGAAGGATTTGCCATTGCCCAGGCGCGGCTGGGACCTGGCAGGATCCACCACTGCATGCGCGTGCTGGGCATGGCTGAACGGACATTGGAAATCATGACCAAAAGAGCCCGCGAACGTGAGGCATTCGGCCACCCGCTGGCAAAGCAGGGAGTGGTGCGCCAATGGGTAGCCGAATCGCGGATCACGATCGAGAGCCTGAGGCTGCTGGTGCTCAAAACCGCATGGCTGATGGACCGGTATGGCAATAAGAAAGCGCATACCGAAATCCAAGCCATCAAGATTGCTGTGCCCCGCGAGATCCAGGTGGTCGTTGACCGCGGCATCCAACTGCTAGGCGGGGCGGGGCTCTCGCAGGACACGCCGCTGGCCGAATTATACGCGCAGGTCCGCGGGCTGCGTCTGGCCGACGGGCCCGATGAGGTCCATCTGTCTTCGCTTGGCCGGGCTCAGCTCCGCCCGGCCTGATCTCGAATCCTCCAACGGTAATGCCCGGCATCAACTAGACGCCGGGCATTACGCTTTCGTCATACTGATCTTCTACTCGGCAGTTACCAGGGTTGCGCCGCCGTCGATAACCAAGGTCTGTCCCGTAATCCAGGCTGCTGCATCGGAGAGCAGGAACGCCACCGGTCCGGCAACATCTTCCGGCATCCCAAGCCGCCTCAGCGGGTATTTGTCAGTCAGCTCGGCCTCGCGGCCTTCATACAACGCCCGGGCGAAATTCGTTTTCACGGCGGCGGGGGCTACGGCATTGACCCGGACATCCGGCGCCAATTCGGCCGCGAGCTGCCGCGTCAGACTAAGTACTGCAGCCTTGGACACCCCGTACATGCCAATACCGGGGCTGGACGTCACACCGGCGATTGACGCGATGTTCACAATCGCCCCCCGCCTCTCGCGCAACCCGGCAGAAACCGCGTCCTGGGCCATTTTCAGAGCCCCGATCACGTTCACTTCCAGGATCTTCCGGGCAGCCACGTCATCGAGGTCCATCATCGGCCCGTACACGGGATTGATGCCCACGTTGTTGACCAGAAAATCCAGCGTGCCGAACCTGGAGCGGATGGCATCAAAGACCTGTGCCCGGTGCTCAGCATCATCGGCCTTGCCGGCGATCCCAACAGCCGGTCCGTCGAGCTCTCGCACTGCCTCCTGCAGCTTTTCCTCACCACGCGCGGTGATAACCACCCGCGCACCGCCCTCGACCAGCTCCCTGGCCACAGCCAGCCCGATGCCTCGACTGGCACCCGTGACCAATGCCGTCTTGCCTTCAAACCTGCGTTCCATGGGACCTTCCTTCAGTTAATTTCCTTGTCCACTAAACCCACCCGCCTGCACCTACCCTGCTAGAGAAAAGCAGACAAACCGGTGATCTGCCGCCCGACAATCAGCGTATTCATCTCCCGGGTGCCCTCGAAGGAGTAGAGTGCCTCCGCATCGTTGAAGTAGCGAATGATGTCATAGTCCAGATCGATGCCGTTGCCACCAAAGAGTTCTCGGCACCAGGCGACGACTTCCCTCGTCCTACTCGTAACAAAGGCTTTGGCCATGGCCGAGTGGTGGTCCTGCTGGACGCCCCGGTCCAGCATTTCGGATGCACGTACGCACATGCCGATGCAGGCGGTGATGTTGCTCAGCGACTTCACGAGCAGGTCCTGCATGAGCTGGTAGCTGGCGATCGGCCGGCCGAACTGCTTCCGCTCCTTGGCGTAGGCCAGGGCCGTCTCGTAGGCGCCAATAGCCGTTCCCACTGCGCCCCAGGCCACGTCGATCCTTGTCCGCATCAGAATTCGGGCGGTGTCGCGGAAGGAGTTGGCCCCGGGCAGACGGGCCCTGTCAGGCAGGCTTAGATCCGTTAGCTCAATGTCGGCGTTCTGAACCGTGCGCTGGCTGTACTTGCCGTCGATCTTGGTCGCCTTGTAACCAGGAGTGGCCGTCGGGACAACAAAGCCCTTGACTTGGTTGTCTGCCTCATCACGTGCCCAGATAATGATGACGTCGCCCCACGTTGCATTGCCGATCCAGCGTTTCTGCCCGTTGAGGATCCATTTGTCTCCCTCGCGGCGGGCAGTTGTTCGCAGTCCCTTGGCGGCATCGGACCCGGAGAGCGGCTCGGTCAGGCCAAACGCTCCAACAGCCTCCCCTGAACCCAGCTTGGGCAGCCATTCTGCCTTCTGTTCTTCGGAGCCGAGCAGGGAAATGGTTCCCATAACAAGACCGCTGGAGACGCCGGTCAGCGTAGAGAAGCCTGCGTCCACCCTGGCCAGCTCCATGGTCACAAAACCGCGGAAGACTGCCGAGTTCCTAAAGGGCGTGGTCTCTTCAAACGGGAAAGCCAGGACCCCGAGCTCTCCAAGCCCCGCAACCAGGTGTTGGGGGAATTCCGCCCGTTCCCAGTGGTCATTGACTTCGGGACGGACCACGGTGTCCATGTATTCGCGGATGCGGGCTAAAGCCGAGAGCTCCTGTGGCTCCAGCTCTTGCTCATAACCATAAAAATCGCCATCCAAGACGGTGAATTCTGCACGATGCTGCATAGTGGCTGACGTTGTCATCATAGATCCTTTCTAGAACGCGCAGGCGGGGAGGTTGCGGGTCAGAGGCGTTCGATGACCATGGCCATGCCCTGCCCGCCGCCGACGCACATCGTGGCGAGGCCGAACTCGCCGTCCTTGGTCTCAAGTCCGTTGATCAGTGTGGTGAGCATGCGGACCCCCGTTGATCCGAACGGGTGGCCCAGCGCGATTGCCCCGCCGTGCGGGTTAAGTTTTTCGAAGTCGATGCCAAGTTTCCGTGCAGAGGGAACCACTTGCGCGGCAAAAGCCTCGTTGAGCTCGACAATGTCCATGTCGCCGATGCCCAGTCCTGCGCGACGCAACGCCATTTCCGAAGCGTCCACCGGTCCAAGTCCCATGATTTCCGGAGAAAGAGCGGAAACACCGCTGGAGACAATACGGGCGAGCGACGCCAGACCCAGTTCCCTTGCCCTGGACGCGGACATCACCACAGCAGCAGATGCCCCGTCGTTCAGTGGGCAGGCATTACCGGCAGTGACGGTACCGTCCTGCACGAAAGACGGGTTGAGTTGGGAAAGACCCTCAACAGTCGTCCCGGCACGCGGCGAATCGTCCTTGTCCACGACCCTGCCATCCGGCAATACCACGGGGACAGTTTCGCGTGCGAAGAAGCCCGAGGAAATGGCCGTCTGGGCGCGCCGCTGGGACAGGGCCGCGTATTCGTCCTGGTCCTTGCGGCTGGTGCCCGTCTGCCGGGCGACGAATTCGGCCGTGTAGCCCATCTGCAGGTAGATGTCGGGCAAGCGGCTTGAGCTTCGCGGGTCCTGCCACGGCCGCCCTGATTCGGCGGTTTCCTTCGCCTGCGCTGCTGCCCTCGCGAAGCCTGGATGCTCGCTCATGCCTATGTCACCGTAGCGTGAAACGCACTCAACGCCGCCCACCAGATAGGCATTCCCTTCGCCGGCTTTGATCGCATGAAAGGCCATGCGCGTCGCCTGCAGGGAAGACGCACAGAACCGGTTGACGGTAGAACCTGGCAGTCCGTCCCCACCCAGCAGCACCGCGACGCGGCGGGCGATGTTCTGACCGTGCTCATCGTGGGGTTCTGCGCACCCCAGGTAGAGGTCCTCGACCTCTGCCAGTTCCAGTCCCGGCGCCTTATCCAGTGCGCTCTTGAACGCCTGTACGGATAAATCATCGGGGCGCATGTCCACGAGGGAACCTTTACGAGCGCGGCCAATGGGGGTCCGGGCCGTAGCTACGATCACGGCGTCGTTGTCGTTCATGGCGTTCCTTTCGAAGGCATTGTCACGCGCAGGTAAATAATCGCTTGACTTCTAGCAGATTACTGAGCAACCATGAAATGGTCAACATTTTGACAAGTTGATGTGAATTCAATGGCCTTGCACCGCAGGGCATGACCATAGGAGTAGCCCTTGCCAACGGAAAGATCCACCGGCGATTTCAGAGAAACGCCCCTGCGCTTTTCTGAAATCGGAATTGTTGGAGCCGGGCTCATGGGTGCCGGCATTGCCCAAATTGCCGTTCAGGCGGGCATGACCGTCCGTCTGTACGACACGGACTCCGCAGCCGTTGCACGCGGTCGGGACCAGATTTCCAGGGGACTGGAGCGGCTGGTCGCCAAAGACCGGCTTGGGCGGAACGAGCTGGACGCGGCCATGGATCGCGTCTTGCCCACAGATGATCTCTCCCAAGTGGCACGGGCGGATGCTGTCATTGAAGCGGTCATTGAACGGCTTGAGGTCAAGCAAGAAGTCTTCTCCACGCTGTCCGCCGAGGCCAACGATTCGACCCTCCTGGCCACCAACACGAGCGCCATTTCCATCTCCGAAATTGCCGGACCGGCCACCCGCCCCCAACAAATCATCGGCATGCATTTCTTTTCACCGGTTCCAGTTATGGCCCTGTGTGAGATCATCCGGGGCTACCAGACAAGCGACAAGACCTTGGAGGCCGCGCTCGGCCTCGCCGCCGATCTGGGTAAGCAAAGCATCGTCGTGAACCGGGACGACGCCGGATTCGTCACCTCACGGCTGATGACCGTGCTCATGCACGAAGCTGTGCGTCTGGTCGAACAAGGTCTTGCCAGTCCTGAAGACGTAGACCGGGCCTGCGAACTAGGTTTCGGCCACAGGATGGGCCCCTTAGCCACTGCCGATCTCACGGGCGTGGATGTAGCCTACCGCGCTGGCAGGGCGATCTTCGAGGGCACCGGGGACCCGACGTTTCGCTCCCCCCAACTGCTGCGGCGCATGGTGGCATCCGGCCATCTGGGCCGTAAGTCCGGCCGCGGCTTTTACAAGTATGAGGGCACCAAATGAGTGCCGCACTTGTGGAGACCGTGAATCAGGTCATGACCATCACGCTCAAC
Encoded proteins:
- a CDS encoding phosphotransferase family protein, encoding MGEASTGPIPGLDLDRFSTWLQSQHPELGKPSSATALTGGRSNLTFALDCGENQLVLRRPPLGHVMETAHDMSREFTVQQALQQAGFPVPRMHFMEDDRDGKSGVGTQFYVMDKVGGQPFDSLDDNRGFTPDQLHQLSLKMARTLAKLHNVRPDTVGLEQFGRPEGYLERQVRRWTKQLAASSSRELPELEELSRRLTPVPEPSGASIVHGDYKLNNALVRVNGDRLEVAAILDWEMSTLGDPLTDLALFGLYWQMRYLDPVTADVFESSVDYSAGYPAFDELVEAYAAERAIAVPDLTWHLAFAAFKTAVITESIHYRHLSGGTVGEGFARIGEMTLPLARAGHRFLDGKSAVIQPAERI
- a CDS encoding acyl-CoA dehydrogenase family protein translates to MHFEFDQTTQEYLTRVQDFLDAEIYPAEAELDRQLAEDPQRWERQPVLRQLQESARSRGLWNLFLTGDGGAGLTNLQYAPLAELSGRSPKLAPAAMNCNAPDSGNMELLRDFGTAEQKEKWLKPLLDGRIRSTFCMTEPEVASSDATNVTTSIERDGNEYVINGRKWWSSGAMSAEAKIFILMGKTDPQAERHRQQSMILIPRETPGVKIERALSVFGYDDRDHGGHAEISFTNVRVPAANIIKGEGEGFAIAQARLGPGRIHHCMRVLGMAERTLEIMTKRAREREAFGHPLAKQGVVRQWVAESRITIESLRLLVLKTAWLMDRYGNKKAHTEIQAIKIAVPREIQVVVDRGIQLLGGAGLSQDTPLAELYAQVRGLRLADGPDEVHLSSLGRAQLRPA
- a CDS encoding SDR family oxidoreductase → MERRFEGKTALVTGASRGIGLAVARELVEGGARVVITARGEEKLQEAVRELDGPAVGIAGKADDAEHRAQVFDAIRSRFGTLDFLVNNVGINPVYGPMMDLDDVAARKILEVNVIGALKMAQDAVSAGLRERRGAIVNIASIAGVTSSPGIGMYGVSKAAVLSLTRQLAAELAPDVRVNAVAPAAVKTNFARALYEGREAELTDKYPLRRLGMPEDVAGPVAFLLSDAAAWITGQTLVIDGGATLVTAE
- a CDS encoding acyl-CoA dehydrogenase family protein; translation: MTTSATMQHRAEFTVLDGDFYGYEQELEPQELSALARIREYMDTVVRPEVNDHWERAEFPQHLVAGLGELGVLAFPFEETTPFRNSAVFRGFVTMELARVDAGFSTLTGVSSGLVMGTISLLGSEEQKAEWLPKLGSGEAVGAFGLTEPLSGSDAAKGLRTTARREGDKWILNGQKRWIGNATWGDVIIIWARDEADNQVKGFVVPTATPGYKATKIDGKYSQRTVQNADIELTDLSLPDRARLPGANSFRDTARILMRTRIDVAWGAVGTAIGAYETALAYAKERKQFGRPIASYQLMQDLLVKSLSNITACIGMCVRASEMLDRGVQQDHHSAMAKAFVTSRTREVVAWCRELFGGNGIDLDYDIIRYFNDAEALYSFEGTREMNTLIVGRQITGLSAFL
- a CDS encoding acetyl-CoA C-acetyltransferase, encoding MNDNDAVIVATARTPIGRARKGSLVDMRPDDLSVQAFKSALDKAPGLELAEVEDLYLGCAEPHDEHGQNIARRVAVLLGGDGLPGSTVNRFCASSLQATRMAFHAIKAGEGNAYLVGGVECVSRYGDIGMSEHPGFARAAAQAKETAESGRPWQDPRSSSRLPDIYLQMGYTAEFVARQTGTSRKDQDEYAALSQRRAQTAISSGFFARETVPVVLPDGRVVDKDDSPRAGTTVEGLSQLNPSFVQDGTVTAGNACPLNDGASAAVVMSASRARELGLASLARIVSSGVSALSPEIMGLGPVDASEMALRRAGLGIGDMDIVELNEAFAAQVVPSARKLGIDFEKLNPHGGAIALGHPFGSTGVRMLTTLINGLETKDGEFGLATMCVGGGQGMAMVIERL
- a CDS encoding 3-hydroxyacyl-CoA dehydrogenase family protein codes for the protein MGAGIAQIAVQAGMTVRLYDTDSAAVARGRDQISRGLERLVAKDRLGRNELDAAMDRVLPTDDLSQVARADAVIEAVIERLEVKQEVFSTLSAEANDSTLLATNTSAISISEIAGPATRPQQIIGMHFFSPVPVMALCEIIRGYQTSDKTLEAALGLAADLGKQSIVVNRDDAGFVTSRLMTVLMHEAVRLVEQGLASPEDVDRACELGFGHRMGPLATADLTGVDVAYRAGRAIFEGTGDPTFRSPQLLRRMVASGHLGRKSGRGFYKYEGTK